One stretch of Ictalurus punctatus breed USDA103 chromosome 5, Coco_2.0, whole genome shotgun sequence DNA includes these proteins:
- the iqsec2b gene encoding IQ motif and SEC7 domain-containing protein 1 isoform X3, which translates to MNPSVLRSRKGDMLQGAEAYNVDDETRASDSNPFSDSGKTPYQHRSDCYREGSCGPPAPRGPVVGPPSPACLTWAQRTRNQPASLALRKQEEEENKRCKALSDSYELSTDLQDKKVEMLERKYGGYFLSRRAARTIQTAFRQYRMNKNFERLRSSASESRMTRRIILSNMRMQYSFDDRQPQAQPQTCHSPGMGPPHSPDLEPDSPAQPEYTHLEDSFSKQVKSLADSIDDALACRPGRDDSQDGLGDSGAVDDFGECIWSSNSHPSLRRGLGERERGSTGGGLSMHEDSTATSYSDVTLYMDDGLPSSPLSLDRAPSSTDTEFWGGMTSGVGGREDSRDTEGGGSSNSRRSTPCTECRDYRLRGAHLPLLTIEPPSDSSVDMSDRSDRGSLGRQLVYEQDSSGGSPQGTLKHNPNAKAQGQARPASRPIATQLPHHVTHHHHHHHHHHHHQYPDTPSSSSSPQQPPTTPLSSSSSAQLPSGGLDQQCCSDGDNDSLNSTTNSNETINCSSGSSSRDSLREPLPPMGKQTYQRESRHSWDSPPFNSDVAQRRQYRIGLNLFNKKPEKGIQYLIERGFVSDTPVGIARFILERKGLSRQMIGEFLGNRQKQFNKDVLDCVVDEMDFSGMDLDDALRKFQAQIKVQGEAQKVERLIEAFSQRYCVCNPVLVRQFQNPDTIFILAFAIILLNTDMYSPSVKPDRKMKLDDFIKNLRGVDNGQDIPRDLLVGIYQRIQKWELRTNDDHVSQVQAVERVIVGKKPVLSLPHRRLVCCCQLYEVPDPNRPQRTGVHQREVFLFNDLLVVTKIFQKKKTSVTYSFRQSFPLVEMQVHMFQNSYYPHGVRLTSAIPGGERKVLIVFNAPSQQDRTRFVSDLRESIAEVQEMEKYRVESELEKQKGVMRPSLLSSSVVGGGVGGVKNEVVNGSIGRSSLDDNYSPSEGLKRTALSSSLRDLSDSGKRGRRNSVGSLDSTMEVSLSGAEGSIISSPQPHQRYPVATVLSSCYGTEDYRPHRPILSPGVGVGGGPGQQHTTAPAPPGTAPPASSSSSSSERGTTSGTTTSATSFLGSLFGTKRAKAPGPIIPPGPPYPVPTVPAPPPPLSPLPLCPPESTGMSKIQYCHTMGAGMAGHPPPPYCHPHQRCQHGGPQRQHATLQRVTLPRRPTHNSSPYLPTLSQHAFQARFGNSGNGGSTCVPPPPLSPHSPLSQHPPFALCHAQLTHSARGGAVVGKTPLALSHSQPHPHQHALSHGHTPHPAHPPHFVFASPPPPFPAPTPPPLPASAPPATAQHASPAAPYPPPYPPLSSIPPPPLHSPLPPPSTPLTPLTPLSPLPPPSHPAPPPPQVTAPSPGQTGTVDRAKSKPVSRISTVV; encoded by the exons GTGGAGATGCTAGAGAGGAAATATGGTGGCTACTTCCTGAGCAGACGAGCAGCACGCACCATTCAGACTGCCTTCCGTCAGTATCGCATGAACAAGAACTTTGAGCGCCTGCGCAGCTCAGCTTCCGAGAGCCGGATGACACGGCGCATCATCCTGTCCAACATGCGTATGCAGTACTCATTTGATGACCGCCAGCCTCAAGCACAGCCACAGACCTGCCACAGTCCCGGCATGGGCCCTCCACATTCACCTGACCTGGAGCCCGATTCACCTGCCCAGCCAGAATATACCCATTTAGAGGACTCATTCTCTAAACAG GTGAAGTCCCTGGCTGATTCCATCGATGATGCGCTAGCATGCCGTCCAGGTAGAGACGACTCACAGGATGGCCTCGGGGACAGTGGTGCTGTAGACGACTTCGGTGAGTGCATCTGGAGCAGCAACAGCCACCCATCTCTCCGTCGGGGACTAGGTGAGCGGGAGAGAGGCAGCACAGGAGGTGGTCTGAGCATGCATGAGGATAGCACGGCTACGTCATATAGCGATGTCACACTCTACATGGATGACGGTTTGCCCTCATCACCCCTCTCTCTGGACCGGGCACCAAGCAGTACAGACACTGAATTCTGGGGGGGTATGACCAGTGGGGTCGGTGGGCGAGAGGACAGTCGGGACACTGAAGGAGGTGGCAGCAGCAACAGCCGACGCAGCACGCCATGTACAGAGTGCAGAGATTACCGCCTCCGAGGGGCACATTTGCCTCTGCTCACAATCGAGCCACCCAGCGACAGCTCAGTGGACATGAGCGACCGCTCAGACCGTGGTTCCCTAGGCCGGCAGCTGGTATATGAGCAGGACTCAAGTGGGGGCTCACCTCAGGGCACTCTAAAGCACAATCCCAATGCCAAAGCGCAAGGCCAAGCACGTCCAGCTAGCCGCCCAATAGCAACACAACTCCCACATCATGTTactcaccatcaccaccatcatcaccaccaccatcatcaccagtATCCTGACACTccatcttcttcctcatccCCCCAGCAGCCCCCCACTACACCgctctcatcctcctcttccgCACAGCTGCCTTCCGGTGGCTTGGATCAGCAGTGTTGCTCAGATGGCGATAATGACTCACTAAACTCCACCACAAACTCCAACGAGACCATTAACTGCAGCTCTGGCTCATCGTCCAGGGACAGCCTGCGGGAACCACTGCCGCCTATGGGCAAGCAGACGTACCAGAGGGAGAGCCGCCACAGCTGGGACTCTCCTCCTTTCAACAGTGACGTGGCACAGAGAAGGCAGTATCGCATCGGACTCAACCTCTTCAACAA GAAACCAGAGAAGGGCATTCAATACCTGATAGAACGTGGCTTTGTGTCGGACACGCCTGTTGGCATTGCCCGCTTTATCCTAGAGAGGAAGGGCCTAAGCCGACAGATGATCGGGGAGTTCCTGGGCAACCGACAGAAGCAGTTCAACAAGGATGTACTCGA TTGCGTGGTTGACGAGATGGACTTCTCCGGAATGGATCTAGATGATGCTCTACGGAAGTTTCAAGCCCAGATCAAGGTGCAAGGAGAGGCCCAAAAAGTAGAACGACTTATTGAGGCTTTCAG TCAAAGGTATTGTGTGTGTAACCCTGTACTGGTGCGCCAGTTCCAGAATCCTGACACTATCTTCATTCTGGCTTTTGCCATCATCCTCCTCAACACAGACATGTACAGCCCAAGCGTCAAACCAGACAGGAAGATGAAGTTGGACGACTTCATTAAGAACCTGCGAG GAGTAGATAATGGACAGGATATCCCACGTGACCTGCTGGTGGGGATCTACCAGCGTATTCAGAAGTGGGAACTAAGGACCAATGATGACCATGTCTCGCAGGTCCAGGCTGTGGAGAGAGTCATCGTGGGCAAGAAACCA GTCCTGTCTCTTCCCCATCGCAGGCTGGTGTGCTGCTGCCAGCTTTACGAGGTGCCTGACCCCAACCGACCACAGCGCACCGGTGTACATCAGAGAGAGGTGTTCCTCTTCAACGACCTGTTGGTG GTAACAAAGATCTTCCAGAAGAAGAAAACGTCGGTGACATACAGTTTCCGGCAGTCATTTCCTCTGGTGGAGATGCAAGTACACATGTTCCAAAACTCCT aCTACCCTCACGGCGTCAGACTAACGTCAGCCATCCCAGGAGGTGAACGTAAGGTGCTAATTGTGTTCAATGCGCCCAGTCAGCAGGACCGCACGCGCTTCGTCAGTGACCTGAGAGAGAGCATTGCTGAGGTGCAGGAGATGGAGAAATACAGGGTTGAAT cGGAGCTTGAAAAGCAAAAAGGCGTGATGCGGCCCAGCCTTCTTAGCAGCAGTGTGGTGGGTGGAGGTGTGGGTGGAGTCAAGAACGAAGTAGTGAATGGCAGCATTGGAAGATCTAGTTTGGATGACAACTATTCACCCAGTGAAGGCCTGAAACGCACTGCTCTCAGCTCCTCACTTAGGGACCTGTCTGATTCAG GGAAACGTGGTCGCAGAAACAGCGTTGGTTCCCTTGACAGTACAATGGAAGTAAGTCTGAGTGGAGCAGAG GGTTCCATCATTAGCAGTCCACAGCCTCACCAGCGTTACCCAGTAGCTACTGTGCTGTCGAGCTGCTATGGAACCGAAGATTACCGGCCTCACCGCCCCATCCTGAGCCCCggagtgggggtggggggtgggccGGGGCAGCAACACACCACGGCGCCCGCACCTCCTGGCACTGCACctccagcctccagcagcagcagcagcagcgagAGAGGTACCACCAGTGGGACGACAACCAGCGCCACCTCCTTCCTGGGATCACTGTTTGGGACGAAACGGGCCAAAGCACCAGGCCCCATCATCCCGCCGGGGCCACCCTACCCCGTCCCTACGGTGCCAGCACCACCACCGCCTCTATCCCCTTTGCCCCTGTGCCCTCCAGAGTCCACTGGCATGTCCAAGATCCAGTACTGCCACACTATGGGTGCGGGCATGGCTGGGCACCCCCCGCCACCGTACTGCCACCCGCACCAGCGCTGCCAACACGGTGGTCCACAACGCCAGCATGCCACGTTACAGCGGGTCACGCTACCACGCCGACCAACCCACAACTCCTCCCCCTATCTGCCAACGCTCTCCCAACATGCTTTTCAGGCTCGCTTCGGGAATTCGGGCAACGGGGGCTCGACGTGCGTGCCTCCTCCCCCCCTTTCTCCTCACTCCCCACTATCCCAACACCCGCCGTTTGCCCTCTGCCACGCACAGCTCACACACTCGGCCAGAGGGGGCGCCGTTGTGGGCAAAACGCCACTAGCGCTGTCACACTCACAACCACACCCGCACCAACACGCACTCTCCCACGGGCATACGCCCCACCCTGCCCATCCGCCACACTTCGTGTTCGCCAGCCCGCCGCCCCCCTTCCCAGCGCCCACTCCACCACCCCTGCCAGCCTCCGCTCCACCCGCCACGGCCCAGCACGCGTCGCCGGCCGCCCCGTATCCGCCCCCGTATCCTCCGCTTTCCTCCATCCCACCTCCCCCCCTCCACTCCCCTTTACCCCCCCCTTCCACCCCCCTTACCCCTCTTACgcctctctcccctctcccccccccctcgcACCCCGCCCCGCCACCGCCACAGGTCACGGCACCATCGCCAGGTCAAACTGGCACGGTCGACCGGGCCAAATCCAAGCCTGTCAGCCGGATCAGCACGGTAGTCTGA
- the iqsec2b gene encoding IQ motif and SEC7 domain-containing protein 1 isoform X5, translating into MLERKYGGYFLSRRAARTIQTAFRQYRMNKNFERLRSSASESRMTRRIILSNMRMQYSFDDRQPQAQPQTCHSPGMGPPHSPDLEPDSPAQPEYTHLEDSFSKQVKSLADSIDDALACRPGRDDSQDGLGDSGAVDDFGECIWSSNSHPSLRRGLGERERGSTGGGLSMHEDSTATSYSDVTLYMDDGLPSSPLSLDRAPSSTDTEFWGGMTSGVGGREDSRDTEGGGSSNSRRSTPCTECRDYRLRGAHLPLLTIEPPSDSSVDMSDRSDRGSLGRQLVYEQDSSGGSPQGTLKHNPNAKAQGQARPASRPIATQLPHHVTHHHHHHHHHHHHQYPDTPSSSSSPQQPPTTPLSSSSSAQLPSGGLDQQCCSDGDNDSLNSTTNSNETINCSSGSSSRDSLREPLPPMGKQTYQRESRHSWDSPPFNSDVAQRRQYRIGLNLFNKKPEKGIQYLIERGFVSDTPVGIARFILERKGLSRQMIGEFLGNRQKQFNKDVLDCVVDEMDFSGMDLDDALRKFQAQIKVQGEAQKVERLIEAFSQRYCVCNPVLVRQFQNPDTIFILAFAIILLNTDMYSPSVKPDRKMKLDDFIKNLRGVDNGQDIPRDLLVGIYQRIQKWELRTNDDHVSQVQAVERVIVGKKPVLSLPHRRLVCCCQLYEVPDPNRPQRTGVHQREVFLFNDLLVVTKIFQKKKTSVTYSFRQSFPLVEMQVHMFQNSYYPHGVRLTSAIPGGERKVLIVFNAPSQQDRTRFVSDLRESIAEVQEMEKYRVESELEKQKGVMRPSLLSSSVVGGGVGGVKNEVVNGSIGRSSLDDNYSPSEGLKRTALSSSLRDLSDSGKRGRRNSVGSLDSTMEVSLSGAEGSIISSPQPHQRYPVATVLSSCYGTEDYRPHRPILSPGVGVGGGPGQQHTTAPAPPGTAPPASSSSSSSERGTTSGTTTSATSFLGSLFGTKRAKAPGPIIPPGPPYPVPTVPAPPPPLSPLPLCPPESTGMSKIQYCHTMGAGMAGHPPPPYCHPHQRCQHGGPQRQHATLQRVTLPRRPTHNSSPYLPTLSQHAFQARFGNSGNGGSTCVPPPPLSPHSPLSQHPPFALCHAQLTHSARGGAVVGKTPLALSHSQPHPHQHALSHGHTPHPAHPPHFVFASPPPPFPAPTPPPLPASAPPATAQHASPAAPYPPPYPPLSSIPPPPLHSPLPPPSTPLTPLTPLSPLPPPSHPAPPPPQVTAPSPGQTGTVDRAKSKPVSRISTVV; encoded by the exons ATGCTAGAGAGGAAATATGGTGGCTACTTCCTGAGCAGACGAGCAGCACGCACCATTCAGACTGCCTTCCGTCAGTATCGCATGAACAAGAACTTTGAGCGCCTGCGCAGCTCAGCTTCCGAGAGCCGGATGACACGGCGCATCATCCTGTCCAACATGCGTATGCAGTACTCATTTGATGACCGCCAGCCTCAAGCACAGCCACAGACCTGCCACAGTCCCGGCATGGGCCCTCCACATTCACCTGACCTGGAGCCCGATTCACCTGCCCAGCCAGAATATACCCATTTAGAGGACTCATTCTCTAAACAG GTGAAGTCCCTGGCTGATTCCATCGATGATGCGCTAGCATGCCGTCCAGGTAGAGACGACTCACAGGATGGCCTCGGGGACAGTGGTGCTGTAGACGACTTCGGTGAGTGCATCTGGAGCAGCAACAGCCACCCATCTCTCCGTCGGGGACTAGGTGAGCGGGAGAGAGGCAGCACAGGAGGTGGTCTGAGCATGCATGAGGATAGCACGGCTACGTCATATAGCGATGTCACACTCTACATGGATGACGGTTTGCCCTCATCACCCCTCTCTCTGGACCGGGCACCAAGCAGTACAGACACTGAATTCTGGGGGGGTATGACCAGTGGGGTCGGTGGGCGAGAGGACAGTCGGGACACTGAAGGAGGTGGCAGCAGCAACAGCCGACGCAGCACGCCATGTACAGAGTGCAGAGATTACCGCCTCCGAGGGGCACATTTGCCTCTGCTCACAATCGAGCCACCCAGCGACAGCTCAGTGGACATGAGCGACCGCTCAGACCGTGGTTCCCTAGGCCGGCAGCTGGTATATGAGCAGGACTCAAGTGGGGGCTCACCTCAGGGCACTCTAAAGCACAATCCCAATGCCAAAGCGCAAGGCCAAGCACGTCCAGCTAGCCGCCCAATAGCAACACAACTCCCACATCATGTTactcaccatcaccaccatcatcaccaccaccatcatcaccagtATCCTGACACTccatcttcttcctcatccCCCCAGCAGCCCCCCACTACACCgctctcatcctcctcttccgCACAGCTGCCTTCCGGTGGCTTGGATCAGCAGTGTTGCTCAGATGGCGATAATGACTCACTAAACTCCACCACAAACTCCAACGAGACCATTAACTGCAGCTCTGGCTCATCGTCCAGGGACAGCCTGCGGGAACCACTGCCGCCTATGGGCAAGCAGACGTACCAGAGGGAGAGCCGCCACAGCTGGGACTCTCCTCCTTTCAACAGTGACGTGGCACAGAGAAGGCAGTATCGCATCGGACTCAACCTCTTCAACAA GAAACCAGAGAAGGGCATTCAATACCTGATAGAACGTGGCTTTGTGTCGGACACGCCTGTTGGCATTGCCCGCTTTATCCTAGAGAGGAAGGGCCTAAGCCGACAGATGATCGGGGAGTTCCTGGGCAACCGACAGAAGCAGTTCAACAAGGATGTACTCGA TTGCGTGGTTGACGAGATGGACTTCTCCGGAATGGATCTAGATGATGCTCTACGGAAGTTTCAAGCCCAGATCAAGGTGCAAGGAGAGGCCCAAAAAGTAGAACGACTTATTGAGGCTTTCAG TCAAAGGTATTGTGTGTGTAACCCTGTACTGGTGCGCCAGTTCCAGAATCCTGACACTATCTTCATTCTGGCTTTTGCCATCATCCTCCTCAACACAGACATGTACAGCCCAAGCGTCAAACCAGACAGGAAGATGAAGTTGGACGACTTCATTAAGAACCTGCGAG GAGTAGATAATGGACAGGATATCCCACGTGACCTGCTGGTGGGGATCTACCAGCGTATTCAGAAGTGGGAACTAAGGACCAATGATGACCATGTCTCGCAGGTCCAGGCTGTGGAGAGAGTCATCGTGGGCAAGAAACCA GTCCTGTCTCTTCCCCATCGCAGGCTGGTGTGCTGCTGCCAGCTTTACGAGGTGCCTGACCCCAACCGACCACAGCGCACCGGTGTACATCAGAGAGAGGTGTTCCTCTTCAACGACCTGTTGGTG GTAACAAAGATCTTCCAGAAGAAGAAAACGTCGGTGACATACAGTTTCCGGCAGTCATTTCCTCTGGTGGAGATGCAAGTACACATGTTCCAAAACTCCT aCTACCCTCACGGCGTCAGACTAACGTCAGCCATCCCAGGAGGTGAACGTAAGGTGCTAATTGTGTTCAATGCGCCCAGTCAGCAGGACCGCACGCGCTTCGTCAGTGACCTGAGAGAGAGCATTGCTGAGGTGCAGGAGATGGAGAAATACAGGGTTGAAT cGGAGCTTGAAAAGCAAAAAGGCGTGATGCGGCCCAGCCTTCTTAGCAGCAGTGTGGTGGGTGGAGGTGTGGGTGGAGTCAAGAACGAAGTAGTGAATGGCAGCATTGGAAGATCTAGTTTGGATGACAACTATTCACCCAGTGAAGGCCTGAAACGCACTGCTCTCAGCTCCTCACTTAGGGACCTGTCTGATTCAG GGAAACGTGGTCGCAGAAACAGCGTTGGTTCCCTTGACAGTACAATGGAAGTAAGTCTGAGTGGAGCAGAG GGTTCCATCATTAGCAGTCCACAGCCTCACCAGCGTTACCCAGTAGCTACTGTGCTGTCGAGCTGCTATGGAACCGAAGATTACCGGCCTCACCGCCCCATCCTGAGCCCCggagtgggggtggggggtgggccGGGGCAGCAACACACCACGGCGCCCGCACCTCCTGGCACTGCACctccagcctccagcagcagcagcagcagcgagAGAGGTACCACCAGTGGGACGACAACCAGCGCCACCTCCTTCCTGGGATCACTGTTTGGGACGAAACGGGCCAAAGCACCAGGCCCCATCATCCCGCCGGGGCCACCCTACCCCGTCCCTACGGTGCCAGCACCACCACCGCCTCTATCCCCTTTGCCCCTGTGCCCTCCAGAGTCCACTGGCATGTCCAAGATCCAGTACTGCCACACTATGGGTGCGGGCATGGCTGGGCACCCCCCGCCACCGTACTGCCACCCGCACCAGCGCTGCCAACACGGTGGTCCACAACGCCAGCATGCCACGTTACAGCGGGTCACGCTACCACGCCGACCAACCCACAACTCCTCCCCCTATCTGCCAACGCTCTCCCAACATGCTTTTCAGGCTCGCTTCGGGAATTCGGGCAACGGGGGCTCGACGTGCGTGCCTCCTCCCCCCCTTTCTCCTCACTCCCCACTATCCCAACACCCGCCGTTTGCCCTCTGCCACGCACAGCTCACACACTCGGCCAGAGGGGGCGCCGTTGTGGGCAAAACGCCACTAGCGCTGTCACACTCACAACCACACCCGCACCAACACGCACTCTCCCACGGGCATACGCCCCACCCTGCCCATCCGCCACACTTCGTGTTCGCCAGCCCGCCGCCCCCCTTCCCAGCGCCCACTCCACCACCCCTGCCAGCCTCCGCTCCACCCGCCACGGCCCAGCACGCGTCGCCGGCCGCCCCGTATCCGCCCCCGTATCCTCCGCTTTCCTCCATCCCACCTCCCCCCCTCCACTCCCCTTTACCCCCCCCTTCCACCCCCCTTACCCCTCTTACgcctctctcccctctcccccccccctcgcACCCCGCCCCGCCACCGCCACAGGTCACGGCACCATCGCCAGGTCAAACTGGCACGGTCGACCGGGCCAAATCCAAGCCTGTCAGCCGGATCAGCACGGTAGTCTGA